The genomic interval ATATTCAAGCCTTCATGGCGAGTAAAACCATTATAATTGATTTTCTATTCATCTCAGGATCGGCATCCAACCGCTTCATAGACAAAGAAAAATTAATTGAAATAATGGAAATTGCCAATAAAAAAATTATGAAAATCAGTCTCTAGGGCCTTCGAATAATAATTTTCGGCCTGTTGTCGACAGACGTTGGCCGCGAGGCCCACGGCTCTGGCCTTGCGATGGGTGACGAAACCGGGTAGCTGTGACGGCCTGGGAGCGACAGGGTGGACGAGTCAAGTCCTTTTTAGGCTTCGTCGTCTCCCCGGTTCCACTCTCCCCGTTTTCACGTCATCATCAGAGGAGCGAAAATCATGAAGAAACAGTGCGCTGTCGTGTTGGCCGTACTTGCCGGAATGCTTCTGGCGAGCCACGTCCTGGCCGCGGATCCGGTCAAGATCGGGATGATCACCACCCTGTCCACCAAGGCCGGGTATCTGGGCGAGGACATCCGGGACGGGTTCCAGCTGGCCATCGACCAGGAAGGCGGAACCCTGGGCGGGGTGCCGGTGGATCTTCTGGTGGAGGACGACGGGGCCAAGCCCGAAAAGGGCAAGCAGATCGCCGAGCGGTTCGAGGTCAAGGACGGGGTCAAGATCATGACCGGCATCGTCTTTTCCAACGTGGCCATGGCTGTGATCCCCAAGGTCGTCCGGGACGGAGTGGTCTATCTGAGCGCCAATGCGGGGCCGTCCAAGCTGGCCGGAGACATGTGCAATCCGAACTATTTCAGCGTGTCCTACCAGAACGACAATCTGGACGAGGTGGTCGGCCAGTACGTGACCGAGGCCGGTTTCACAAACGTCTATCTTCTGGCTCCCAACTATCCGGCGGGCAAGGACCATCTGGCCGGTTTCAAGCGCTACTACAAGGGCAACATCGCCGGCGAGGTCTACACCAAGCTCGACCAGTCGGACTACGCCGCGGAAATCGCCGGCCTGCGGGCGGCCAAGCCCGACGCGGTCTTCTTCTTCCTGCCCGGAGGCATGGGCATCAATTTCCTCAAGCAATACGCCCAGGCCGGCCTGCAACAGGAGATTCCCCTGTTCGGCCCGGCCTTCTCCTTTGACGAGCGCATCCTGGGGGCCGTGGGCGAGGCGGCTCTGGGAGTCAAGAACGGGTCCCAATGGTCCCACGATCTGGACAATCCGGCCAACAAGCAGTTCGTGGAAGCCTTCAAAAAGGCCTATGGCCGGACCCCGACCCTGTACGCCAGCCAGGGCTACGACACGGCTAGGCTCATCGCCTCGGCCCTGAAGAAGACCGGAGGCATAGCCGATCTGGACGCCTTCCGGGCCGCGCTGAAAAAAGCCGATTTCGAGTCGGTCCGGGGGAATTTTTCCTTTGGCACCAACCAGCATCCGGTGCAGGATTTCTATATCCGAGAAGTGATCAAGACCGAGAACGGATACACCAACAAGACCATCAAGAAGGTCTTCTCCAACCACGTCGACGCCTACGCGGACCAATGCTCCATGTAGTCATCTGAAGAAGGGGACCCGGCAACGGGTCCCCTTTTTTTGCCGATCATGCTGCTTTTCCTCGAACAACTCCTGAACGGTCTGCAACTGGGCATCACCCTGTTCCTCATGTCGGCCGGGCTGACCCTGGTTTTCGGCATCATGCGGGTCATCAATCTGGCCCATGGGTCCTTCTACATGATCGGAGCCTATGTGGGGGCCACGGCGATGGCGACCACGGGGTCCTTCCTCCTCGGGCTGGCAGCGGCCTTGCCGGCGGCCGCCCTCGTGGGCATGGCCGTGGAGTGGCTGGTGCTCCGCCATCTCTACGACCGGGATCATCTGGACCAGGTTCTGGCCACCTTCGGATTGATCATGTTCTTCAACGAGTCGGCC from Deltaproteobacteria bacterium carries:
- a CDS encoding ABC transporter substrate-binding protein — protein: MKKQCAVVLAVLAGMLLASHVLAADPVKIGMITTLSTKAGYLGEDIRDGFQLAIDQEGGTLGGVPVDLLVEDDGAKPEKGKQIAERFEVKDGVKIMTGIVFSNVAMAVIPKVVRDGVVYLSANAGPSKLAGDMCNPNYFSVSYQNDNLDEVVGQYVTEAGFTNVYLLAPNYPAGKDHLAGFKRYYKGNIAGEVYTKLDQSDYAAEIAGLRAAKPDAVFFFLPGGMGINFLKQYAQAGLQQEIPLFGPAFSFDERILGAVGEAALGVKNGSQWSHDLDNPANKQFVEAFKKAYGRTPTLYASQGYDTARLIASALKKTGGIADLDAFRAALKKADFESVRGNFSFGTNQHPVQDFYIREVIKTENGYTNKTIKKVFSNHVDAYADQCSM